From a region of the Calliphora vicina chromosome 4, idCalVici1.1, whole genome shotgun sequence genome:
- the LOC135957581 gene encoding uncharacterized protein LOC135957581, which yields MEEDKACPMYPVGGFIISGDPTPTAMVSGCGESNATATQASQVITPGQTSLHATGVARGQSGIPRLADCKKSKAIGGSDLSGEVPLDFSPSTSKAAKAQVVKAAKSPVSGASKGEATKSPLTDASHMPTVRSGLVKESSCPEDASPLANPGSETNPRHKNPARRAATTRRSAYRFVEALGSKKVEDLTKEQQASLSWAKAYIAGLKTAPPSAELPAGPKRQRSEEDTATKSQQPGPKRPKAAQRSLAKSFSEIVKDSLVRAVIDRSANDGSISQLNWDMVKQKLVGVFWKVLKENPGTPPQCDDAGWYQGHVKLMSCVDERSALLLKTAVASLGEVWPGSRLEVVSVSEIPRKPRSIAKIPAEPSSPEEILEILQCCNPQLPTQDWKVVKVTDAEGSSRKAIVVLNKDSLGPLRKAQGKVYYGFGTIILRVYRSDNKGDTSSGDVKPMLSEEGMDCNDATDPADTEDTNSVSELVGTFFERMDEVVDEDALLNSDQEDADVTIVKMEHGEGDPDKPSPL from the coding sequence ATGGAAGAGGATAAGGCATGCCCCATGTACCCGGTCGGGGGCTTCATAATCTCCGGGGACCCTACTCCCACAGCGATGGTTTCGGGCTGTGGTGAGTCGAATGCTACTGCAACTCAGGCTAGTCAGGTGATCACACCGGGCCAGACTAGTCTGCATGCTACTGGTGTCGCAAGAGGTCAATCTGGCATACCCAGATTGGCTGATTGTAAAAAATCCAAGGCAATAGGTGGTAGTGACCTAAGCGGCGAGGTACCTCTGGACTTCTCTCCAAGTACCTCCAAAGCCGCGAAAGCCCAAGTCGTCAAGGCGGCTAAATCCCCTGTTTCGGGTGCCTCTAAGGGGGAAGCGACTAAGTCGCCCCTCACGGATGCTTCCCATATGCCAACTGTGCGCTCAGGTCTTGTGAAGGAATCCTCCTGTCCTGAAGACGCATCACCCCTGGCCAATCCCGGCTCTGAAACTAACCCCAGGCATAAAAACCCTGCTAGAAGGGCTGCTACCACCAGGCGTTCCGCTTACCGCTTTGTTGAGGCACTTGGCTCGAAAAAAGTCGAGGACCTCACTAAGGAGCAACAAGCTTCGCTTTCCTGGGCGAAAGCCTATATTGCTGGTCTCAAGACCGCTCCTCCTTCTGCTGAATTACCAGCGGGGCCTAAACGGCAACGTTCAGAGGAGGATACAGCGACCAAGAGCCAGCAACCGGGACCTAAACGTCCCAAAGCGGCACAAAGGTCGTTAGCTAAATCCTTTAGCGAGATTGTCAAAGACAGTCTTGTTAGGGCGGTTATCGACCGGAGTGCGAATGACGGATCCATATCTCAATTGAATTGGGATATGGTGAAGCAAAAACTGGTAGGGGTGTTTTGGAaagttctcaaagagaacccAGGCACTCCTCCACAATGCGATGACGCTGGTTGGTACCAGGGTCACGTAAAACTTATGTCTTGTGTAGATGAACGCTCAGCGTTGCTACTAAAGACTGCCGTCGCATCACTGGGTGAGGTTTGGCCGGGGTCTAGGCTTGAGGTGGTATCTGTGAGTGAGATACCCCGAAAGCCTAGATCCATAGCTAAAATACCAGCTGAGCCATCTAGCCCGGAGGAGATCTTGGAGATCCTTCAGTGCTGTAACCCACAGCTTCCAACTCAAGACTGGAAAGTTGTTAAGGTTACGGACGCTGAGGGCTCTTCAAGGAAAGCGATCGTTGTCCTGAATAAGGACTCTTTGGGGCCGCTAAGGAAGGCACAAGGGAAGGTCTACTATGGATTTGGTACGATCATCCTGCGTGTCTACCGTAGCGACAACAAAGGCGATACATCCTCAGGTGATGTAAAGCCCATGCTCTCGGAAGAGGGCATGGATTGCAATGACGCCACTGATCCAGCCGACACTGAAGATACCAACTCAGTCTCCGAACTAGTTGGTACATTCTTTGAACGGATGGATGAGGTGGTGGACGAGGACGCCCTCCTGAATTCTGACCAGGAGGACGCCGACGTCACTATTGTAAAAATGGAGCATGGTGAGGGTGACCCAGATaaaccttcaccactctaa